One Pecten maximus chromosome 7, xPecMax1.1, whole genome shotgun sequence genomic window carries:
- the LOC117331122 gene encoding tripartite motif-containing protein 59-like, whose protein sequence is MECPKHTSERVFMVCKSCVKYPLVCGVCIEEGEHAGHKLQTLRNAAQSIREDLEQVEKDKCQVFDEIKSDLKGLAKIREDQKMEASRVGDEIIKRADVVKGEVDTVNKEVVEKHKTELDKNTAAIDNTEIALTQQVSRIKMFQKKVAQLQKTNDYVEVIMVARDVEIPVTSRIPKPDIQNLKFLPGTVNGGKLEQMFGTIRRDNATTAMKFVSIVEEEGDGKIKMSSGFVGSTRRKSNTVEPL, encoded by the coding sequence ATGGAGTGTCCTAAACACACAAGTGAAAGGGTGTTCATGGTGTGTAAGTCGTGTGTAAAGTACCCTCTTGTCTGTGGAGTTTGTATTGAAGAAGGGGAACACGCAGGACACAAACTACAGACATTACGGAACGCCGCTCAGTCTATCCGTGAGGACTTGGAACAGGTAGAAAAGGACAAATGTCAGGTGTTTGATGAGATCAAATCTGACCTGAAAGGTCTCGCCAAAATTAGGGAGGATCAGAAAATGGAAGCGAGTCGCGTTGGTGACGAAATCATAAAACGTGCTGATGTCGTCAAAGGTGAAGTGGACACCGTAAACAAGGAAGTAGTAGAGAAACATAAAACTGAGCTCGATAAGAATACGGCGGCCATCGACAACACGGAAATAGCACTGACACAACAAGTGTCCCGAATAAAAATGTTCCAGAAGAAGGTGGCTCAGCTACAGAAGACGAACGACTACGTGGAGGTGATCATGGTCGCTAGGGACGTGGAGATCCCGGTCACCAGTCGTATCCCAAAGCCTGACATACAGAACCTGAAATTCTTGCCAGGAACCGTCAATGGTGGGAAATTGGAGCAAATGTTTGGGACTATTAGACGAGATAACGCTACTACTGCGATGAAGTTTGTTAGTATCGTAGAGGAGGAAGGAGATGGCAAAATAAAGATGTCCTCTGGCTTTGTTGGTTCGACAAGGAGGAAATcaaatacagtggaacctctataa
- the LOC117331898 gene encoding uncharacterized protein LOC117331898 → MVARDVEIPDTSRIPKPDIQNLKFLPGIVNGTEVEKMLGTITGEGDDNITTVNTCEEEDDKSNISSDFVGSIQRESNIEVTQIKSFQLSQKDEIRYMFSPEPDVCLLKCTDRNSVKHSNGTGQIKHSINLGTKTDGFTVTTDNRLLFCCTHQECIKEMELPSGEIIEKIDTSPLIPNCICTGPSGDIYVTLYDEDGCDVTEDSTRVLDRYNRWGRKKKRCKNDRCGRNIFVLPDEICVNNTGTRVAVINKINERRSELILLDKGLRPVLIYRGPSVITGNVMGGFELTGVIFDSRDNILTTEVFSNTVQLLSPSCEPLKTLMIMDTIPCCMTIHGNEVWVGDNYGNVVTFRYSY, encoded by the coding sequence ATGGTCGCTAGGGACGTGGAGATCCCGGACACCAGTCGTATCCCGAAGCCTGACATACAGAACCTGAAATTCTTGCCGGGGATTGTCAATGGCACGGAAGTAGAGAAAATGTTGGGGACTATTACAGGAGAGGGTGATGATAACATCACTACTGTGAATACATGTGAGGAAGAAGATGACAAATCCAACATCTCATCTGACTTTGTTGGATCCATCCAAAGAGAATCAAATATCGAAGTGACACAGATTAAGTCCTTTCAACTTTCCCAAAAGGATGAGATACGTTATATGTTTTCTCCTGAACCAGATGTTTGTTTGCTTAAATGCACAGACAGAAATAGTGTTAAACATTCCAACGGAACTGGCCAAATTAAACACTCTATCAACCTGGGAACTAAGACCGATGGCTTTACTGTCACTACAGATAACCGGTTACTATTCTGTTGTACACACCAGGAATGTATCAAGGAGATGGAACTGCCGAGTGGTGAGATTATAGAGAAGATCGACACCAGTCCCCTAATACCAAACTGTATATGTACCGGTCCTTCTGGGGATATCTACGTTACGCTGTACGATGAGGACGGCTGTGACGTAACAGAGGACAGCACACGTGTTTTGGACAGGTATAACAGGTGGGGTCGAAAGAAAAAAAGGTGTAAGAATGATAGATGTGGTCggaacatatttgttttaccaGATGAAATTTGCGTaaacaacactggaacacgaGTAGCAGTGattaacaaaattaatgaaagaCGAAGTGAGCTGATCCTTCTTGATAAGGGCCTACGTCCTGTACTTATCTATAGAGGACCCAGCGTGATAACCGGCAACGTAATGGGAGGTTTTGAGCTGACTGGGGTCATATTTGATTCAAGAGACAacattttgacaactgaagtttttAGTAACACTGTTCAACTTTTGAGTCCATCTTGCGAGCCACTGAAGACCTTGATGATAATGGATACCATCCCATGTTGCATGACGATACACGGTAACGAAGTGTGGGTTGGTGACAATTACGGTAATGTGGTGACGTTTAGGTATTCTTATTAG